DNA from Sulfodiicoccus acidiphilus:
AATAATTATAATCACAGTTGGAGAATTAGGTGCAATATATAGAGAAACGCGCTAAGAGAAAGTTGGCCTGAGGGGGAGACCGTGTCAAGAAGGCGGGTGAATTCCTTCTTATGTAGAAAGACCCTAAGAGTTCCTGAAGTAACTGTGTGAGAAGTTTCCTCGTGGCTTCAACTTTCGGATTAGAATTAGACAGAAGAGTTTAACTTTATTAAGGAGAGTGAGAGAGGTGCGTCGATGAGGTTCTCCGTAGTGGGGGTGAAGGGAGGGGTGGGGAAGTCGACCCTCTCCGTGGCCCTCGCCAAGCTCTTCGCGAGGTCTGGAAGGAGGGTGCTCCTAGTGGACAGGGACCTGATAGGGTGGAGCTCCCACCTCCTGGGCCTCCACGGGGGAGCCTGATAGGTGCGGCTGCTGGGAGGGAGGAGCCCTTCCACCTCACAGTGGAGGAGGGAAAGGGGAGCGTCACCGTGGTGAGGGTGAACCCGGACCCGCCAGAGTTCGGCAGGTACTTCTCTAGGGCCTCGGAGGGGAGGGTGGAGGAGCTCTACGTCGGCCTCTTGAGGGGGAGCGAAGTGCAGGTGGTGGACAACCCCTCCAACGTGTTCTTCGACGACCCCCTAGTGAGGGTGGAGCTGAGGGCCTACCTCTCCGCCCTGCCCGGGGACAGGTGGTACAGGGTCTACGTCTCGGACCCTTCCGAGAGGGGGGTGGAGGCGACCCTGAAGTA
Protein-coding regions in this window:
- a CDS encoding P-loop NTPase, whose product is MRFSVVGVKGGVGKSTLSVALAKLFARSGRRVLLVDRDLIGWSSHLLGLHGGA